A single genomic interval of Natranaerovirga pectinivora harbors:
- a CDS encoding aspartate-semialdehyde dehydrogenase, translated as MKKINLAIVGASGMVGRTFLKVLEEKNLPIENFYVFASKRSAGQTITFKGNDYVIEELTENSFDRGIDIALFSAGGDISLKFAPIAASKGCVVIDNSSAWRMDPEVPLVVPEVNPEDIFKHKGIIANPNCSTIQAVVAIKPLHEKYKVKRIVYSTYQAVSGAGMAGWTDLEEGIKGNAPAKFPHPIFNNCLPHIDVFLENGYTKEEMKMIKETRKILHDDEMKITATAVRVPVFNCHSESVNLEFEKSFELEELKEVLKNAPGVILQDNLANNEYPLPTVADDHDEVYVGRIRRDESVDNGVNMWVVADNIRKGAASNTIQIAEVLINAMK; from the coding sequence ATGAAAAAAATTAACTTAGCAATTGTTGGCGCATCAGGTATGGTAGGAAGAACGTTCTTAAAAGTTCTAGAAGAAAAAAATCTACCAATAGAGAATTTTTATGTATTTGCTTCAAAGCGTTCAGCAGGACAAACAATTACATTTAAAGGGAATGACTATGTGATTGAAGAATTAACAGAGAACTCATTTGATAGAGGAATTGATATTGCCTTATTCTCAGCTGGTGGAGATATAAGTCTTAAATTTGCACCAATAGCGGCAAGCAAAGGTTGTGTTGTAATTGACAACAGTTCAGCTTGGAGAATGGATCCTGAAGTACCTCTTGTAGTACCAGAAGTTAATCCAGAAGATATATTCAAACATAAAGGCATTATTGCTAATCCTAACTGTTCTACAATTCAAGCTGTAGTAGCAATTAAGCCTTTACATGAAAAATATAAAGTAAAACGTATTGTATATTCAACGTATCAAGCGGTTTCAGGAGCAGGTATGGCTGGATGGACTGATTTAGAAGAAGGTATTAAAGGTAATGCACCTGCTAAATTCCCACATCCAATATTTAACAACTGTTTGCCTCATATTGATGTGTTTTTAGAAAATGGATACACAAAAGAAGAAATGAAAATGATTAAAGAAACAAGAAAAATTCTTCATGACGATGAAATGAAAATCACAGCTACAGCAGTAAGAGTACCTGTTTTTAACTGCCATAGTGAATCTGTTAATTTAGAATTTGAAAAATCATTTGAATTAGAAGAATTAAAAGAAGTATTAAAAAATGCACCAGGGGTTATTCTTCAAGACAACCTTGCAAATAATGAATACCCACTTCCAACAGTAGCGGATGATCATGACGAAGTATATGTAGGAAGAATCCGTAGAGATGAAAGCGTTGATAATGGAGTTAATATGTGGGTAGTTGCTGACAACATTAGAAAAGGTGCAGCATCTAATACAATTCAAATAGCAGAAGTATTAATTAATGCAATGAAATAA
- a CDS encoding single-stranded DNA-binding protein: protein MTDKIIRNNQVSLIGKVVSGFKFSHEVFGEGFYTFDMEVPRLSDAVDLIPVLISERLVDIDNSIEGEFVDVKGQFRSYNRQEGGRNRLLLTVFVREISMLEEEKISRNPNYIYLDGYICKDPVYRTTPFGREITDILLAVNRPYNKSDYIPCISWGRNARYADDFKIGQHIRVWGRIQSREYQKKFNEDNIITRVAYEVSISKIELVTEENEDCQEEYVD, encoded by the coding sequence ATGACGGACAAAATTATTAGAAATAACCAGGTAAGTTTAATAGGTAAGGTGGTATCCGGCTTTAAGTTTAGTCATGAAGTGTTTGGGGAAGGGTTTTATACTTTCGATATGGAGGTACCAAGATTAAGCGATGCAGTAGATTTAATCCCAGTATTAATTTCAGAAAGATTAGTTGATATAGACAATAGTATTGAAGGGGAATTTGTTGATGTTAAAGGACAGTTTAGATCCTATAATAGACAAGAAGGTGGAAGAAACAGATTATTACTTACTGTATTTGTTAGAGAAATATCTATGTTAGAAGAAGAAAAAATCAGTAGAAATCCTAATTACATATATCTTGATGGGTACATCTGTAAAGATCCAGTTTATAGAACAACGCCTTTTGGTAGAGAAATAACGGATATCTTATTGGCCGTTAATAGACCCTATAATAAATCAGATTACATACCTTGTATTAGTTGGGGAAGAAATGCAAGATATGCAGATGATTTTAAAATCGGTCAACATATAAGAGTGTGGGGCAGAATTCAAAGCAGAGAATATCAGAAAAAATTTAATGAAGATAATATTATTACAAGAGTAGCTTATGAGGTATCTATTTCAAAAATTGAATTGGTAACTGAAGAAAATGAAGATTGCCAAGAAGAGTATGTAGACTAG
- a CDS encoding cob(I)yrinic acid a,c-diamide adenosyltransferase: MKKGLIQVYCGNGKGKTTAAIGQGIRATGHGYKVIMIQFLKGRATGELETLKRLEPEFKVFKFEKQTKFIFEMDEEQKKDLQSDIKNALNFAKKVLDTRECDVLILDEILGVVENELLSEEDLITIINNKSEHIELILTGRVLPESIKPLVDYISTVEETAHPFYKGVAARKGIEY; encoded by the coding sequence ATGAAAAAAGGTTTAATACAAGTTTATTGTGGCAATGGTAAAGGAAAAACCACTGCGGCAATTGGTCAGGGTATTCGTGCAACTGGGCATGGTTATAAAGTTATAATGATTCAATTTTTAAAAGGCAGGGCAACTGGAGAATTAGAAACATTAAAAAGGTTAGAGCCAGAATTTAAAGTTTTCAAATTTGAAAAACAAACCAAATTCATCTTTGAAATGGATGAAGAACAAAAAAAGGATCTGCAAAGTGATATTAAAAACGCACTTAATTTTGCTAAAAAAGTATTGGATACAAGAGAGTGTGACGTTTTAATATTAGATGAAATTTTAGGTGTTGTAGAAAATGAACTTTTGTCAGAAGAAGATTTGATTACTATTATAAATAATAAATCAGAGCATATAGAGCTCATACTTACAGGAAGAGTACTACCTGAAAGCATAAAGCCTTTAGTGGATTATATATCAACTGTTGAGGAAACAGCCCATCCTTTTTATAAAGGTGTTGCTGCTAGAAAAGGAATTGAGTATTAG